One genomic segment of Sebastes fasciatus isolate fSebFas1 chromosome 17, fSebFas1.pri, whole genome shotgun sequence includes these proteins:
- the LOC141754514 gene encoding transmembrane protein 74-like, producing the protein MGWTKRETKPRSAQMADLELFYFDHNDPRDTDPVGKKQSADKTSGGETSAPWTETRTAAVHPEEETETSFTCKHRGDDDDDVQLIGSNPQTCRLSQSSSSELYEEEEEVEEEVEEEEEDIQELYLLSDDDLSSEGSGKSVDYGFIIAVTCLVTGISLVAISYTVPRDVRVDPDSVSAREMERLERDKARVGAHLDRCVIAGLCLLTLGGVLLSTLLMVSMWKGEMMRRKAFAYSKHAAKLYGSINLRAGSSPTRGSCSHLSAADEDLEVLS; encoded by the coding sequence ATGGGCTGGACTAAACGGGAAACAAAGCCGAGATCAGCTCAAATGGCTGATCTGGAACTGTTTTACTTTGACCACAACGACCCGAGAGACACCGACCCGGTTGGAAAGAAGCAAAGTGCCGACAAGACCAGCGGAGGAGAgacttcagcaccatggacagagaCCCGGACAGCTGCTGTGCACccggaggaggagacagagacatCTTTCACCTGCAAACAccgaggtgatgatgatgatgatgtccaGCTCATAGGGTCAAATCCACAAACGTGCAGACTGAGTCAGAGCTCCTCCAGTGAACTgtacgaggaggaggaggaggtggaggaagaggtggaggaggaggaggaggacatccAGGAACTTTACTTGCTGTCCGACGACGACCTTTCCTCCGAGGGCTCTGGGAAGTCAGTGGATTACGGCTTCATCATCGCAGTGACGTGCCTGGTGACTGGCATCTCTCTGGTCGCCATCTCCTACACGGTCCCCCGGGACGTCCGGGTGGACCCGGACAGCGTGTCCGCCCGGGAGATGGAGCGGCTGGAGCGGGACAAAGCCCGGGTGGGGGCTCATCTGGACCGGTGCGTCATAGCGGGACTGTGCCTGCTCACCCTGGGGGGCGTGTTGCTGTCCACGCTGCTCATGGTCTCCATGTGGAAAGGAGAGATGATGAGGAGGAAAGCCTTCGCTTATTCCAAACACGCAGCCAAGTTGTACGGCTCGATCAATCTGAGAGCAGGATCTAGCCCGACTAGGGGATCCTGCTCACATTTGTCAGCGGCTGATGAGGATTTAGAAGTGCTCAGCTGA